In the Alteromonas sp. M12 genome, one interval contains:
- a CDS encoding TIGR04211 family SH3 domain-containing protein, producing MGKLSTTIFIIFTLAISNVSAQQEPNDSSGDIRYITDDLSAFMHTGPTRNYRILGSITAGTRITVLQENKETGFTEVIDDKQRTGWVESQYVSNEQSIRELVPGLQQSAKQSTSQIAQLNKSNDLLSQQLSDLTSQNKVLVKDLESQKKETQKLQRELDMLDQSAQMKWFTRGGIIALVSILLGVIIAYLPKKRKRSDQWM from the coding sequence ATGGGCAAGCTTTCAACCACAATTTTTATTATTTTCACGTTGGCAATTAGCAACGTAAGTGCACAGCAAGAACCTAACGACAGCTCTGGTGATATTCGCTATATCACTGACGACCTATCTGCATTTATGCATACCGGTCCGACTAGGAATTACCGTATTCTAGGCTCGATTACAGCCGGTACACGTATTACGGTTTTACAAGAGAATAAAGAGACTGGATTCACCGAAGTGATCGATGATAAACAGCGCACTGGGTGGGTAGAATCTCAGTATGTTAGCAATGAGCAAAGCATTCGTGAACTCGTTCCCGGACTGCAACAGAGTGCCAAACAATCTACCTCTCAAATTGCGCAACTTAACAAATCAAATGATTTATTGAGTCAGCAGCTTTCTGATTTAACTAGCCAAAACAAGGTGTTAGTTAAAGACTTAGAAAGTCAAAAGAAAGAAACTCAGAAACTGCAAAGAGAACTAGATATGCTAGATCAAAGTGCCCAAATGAAGTGGTTCACTCGAGGCGGCATTATCGCGTTAGTGAGTATTCTGCTGGGTGTAATCATTGCCTATTTACCGAAAAAGCGTAAACGCAGTGACCAATGGATGTAA
- a CDS encoding aldehyde dehydrogenase family protein, translated as MLQKAYPYYLANKAVYANQDLVVTNKYTGEAATTVAMAKADVIDQAIEAADKSQAALTAMKPYERQAILNHCIKRFEERFEELAYALCIEAGKPIKDARGEVTRLIDTFRIAAEESVRISGEVMNLEITPRAKGYQGMYKKVPIGPCSFISPFNFPLNLAAHKVAPALAVGCAFVLKPASRTPLGALIIGEILAETDLPEGAFSILPCSRDGADLFTTDDRFKLLSFTGSPDVGWDLKARAGKKPVILELGGNAGCIVDHDTDLDDAIERIVFGAYYQSGQSCISVQRVLVHESIYADFKKRYVEKVANLVHGDPLSEDTFIGPMISESEATRLDDWIAEAKSKGASVLCGGKRDGAMLQATVLENVPSDASISADEAFGPVSIIAPFSDYDDALEEINNSQFGLQAGVFTRDIYKAHKAWDVLDVGGVVIGDVPSWRVDNMPYGGVKESGLGREGIRFAIEDMTELRLMVLRTPQ; from the coding sequence ATGTTACAAAAAGCTTATCCTTATTATTTAGCGAATAAAGCCGTTTATGCCAATCAAGATTTAGTTGTAACTAACAAGTACACAGGCGAAGCTGCTACTACAGTGGCAATGGCCAAAGCTGATGTGATTGACCAAGCAATTGAAGCTGCAGATAAAAGCCAAGCTGCGTTAACGGCAATGAAGCCATACGAGCGTCAAGCGATATTAAATCACTGTATAAAACGTTTTGAAGAGCGCTTTGAAGAGCTGGCATATGCTTTGTGTATTGAAGCCGGTAAGCCAATTAAAGATGCTCGAGGCGAAGTGACGCGCTTAATTGATACTTTCCGTATTGCGGCTGAAGAATCCGTCAGAATCAGTGGCGAAGTGATGAATTTGGAAATTACCCCTCGCGCCAAAGGCTATCAGGGGATGTATAAAAAAGTTCCGATTGGTCCATGTTCATTTATTTCCCCGTTTAACTTTCCGTTGAATTTAGCGGCTCACAAAGTTGCTCCTGCATTGGCTGTTGGTTGTGCTTTTGTGTTGAAACCAGCAAGTCGCACGCCATTAGGTGCATTGATTATTGGCGAAATCTTGGCTGAAACTGATTTGCCAGAAGGTGCGTTTTCAATCTTGCCTTGTAGTCGTGACGGAGCTGATCTGTTTACAACCGATGACAGATTTAAGTTACTTAGTTTCACCGGTTCTCCTGATGTGGGTTGGGATCTTAAAGCTCGCGCAGGCAAGAAGCCGGTAATACTTGAACTAGGTGGTAACGCTGGTTGTATTGTTGATCATGATACTGATTTAGATGATGCCATTGAACGCATTGTATTTGGAGCTTATTACCAGTCTGGTCAAAGTTGTATTAGTGTGCAGCGAGTATTAGTGCATGAATCTATTTATGCTGATTTTAAAAAGCGTTACGTCGAAAAAGTCGCGAATTTGGTGCATGGCGATCCGCTAAGTGAAGATACATTTATCGGCCCTATGATTTCAGAATCTGAAGCAACTCGTCTTGATGACTGGATTGCCGAAGCCAAATCTAAAGGTGCTAGTGTATTATGTGGTGGCAAACGTGACGGAGCTATGCTGCAGGCAACTGTGTTAGAAAACGTACCAAGCGATGCCAGCATTAGCGCTGATGAGGCCTTTGGCCCAGTATCAATTATCGCTCCTTTTAGTGATTATGACGATGCTCTAGAAGAAATTAACAATAGCCAATTTGGCCTGCAAGCGGGTGTTTTCACGCGAGATATCTATAAAGCGCATAAAGCATGGGATGTGTTAGATGTTGGTGGTGTCGTAATTGGTGATGTTCCAAGCTGGCGAGTAGACAACATGCCATATGGTGGTGTTAAAGAGTCTGGATTAGGTCGTGAAGGTATTCGCTTTGCTATTGAAGACATGACAGAGCTACGTTTGATGGTATTGAGAACGCCTCAATAA
- a CDS encoding acetolactate synthase large subunit, with protein MKASDLFVQALEAEGVEYVFGIPGEENLDLLESLRKSPIKLILTRHEQGAGFMAATYGRLTGKVGVCLSTLGPGATNLVTPAAYAQLGAMPMLMITGQKPIKTSKQGRFQVIDAVDMMRPLTKYTTQVVSGDRIPSIVREAFRLAHEERPGAVHIELPEDIAAEKTNAKLIKASAVRRPIAEDKSIDGAVNMIETAKSPVLLIGAAANRKLTAKMLKEFVEKTGIPYITTQMGKGVLDESGKLFMGNTALSDGDFVHRVISRADLIINVGHDVVEKPPFFMGNDGKKVIHINFASAAVDPVYFPQLEVVGDIANSIWQIKQKITPSNNWKLDFYSDVHDAYIAHRKVSEDDDRFPILPERFVRDIRTAMPKDGIVTLDNGVYKIWFARNYPAYLPNTLLLDNALATMGAGLPSAMAAKIVNPDKSVITVCGDGGFMMNSQEMETAVRLKLHIVVIILRDDAYGMIKWKQAHMEFDNFGLDYGNPDFVKYAQSYGAKGWRIDSAEELLPRVQACLAEPAVHLIDVPVDYSLNDQTLNKTIRELSQKL; from the coding sequence ATGAAAGCATCAGATTTATTTGTACAAGCATTAGAAGCGGAAGGGGTCGAATACGTATTCGGTATCCCTGGCGAAGAAAACCTCGATTTATTAGAATCCTTAAGAAAGTCACCTATCAAACTAATTCTTACCAGACATGAGCAAGGTGCAGGCTTCATGGCCGCAACATATGGCCGTTTAACTGGAAAAGTCGGTGTGTGTTTATCCACCCTTGGCCCTGGTGCGACTAACCTAGTGACACCAGCAGCTTATGCGCAACTTGGTGCTATGCCGATGTTGATGATTACTGGCCAAAAACCAATTAAAACCAGTAAACAAGGTCGCTTTCAGGTAATAGATGCGGTTGATATGATGCGTCCTTTAACCAAATACACCACCCAAGTGGTGAGTGGTGATCGCATTCCATCCATAGTTCGTGAAGCATTTCGATTGGCCCATGAAGAGCGTCCTGGTGCTGTTCACATTGAATTGCCGGAAGATATTGCCGCTGAAAAAACCAACGCAAAATTAATCAAAGCTAGCGCCGTAAGACGTCCCATCGCTGAAGATAAGTCGATTGACGGTGCGGTTAACATGATAGAGACAGCTAAGTCACCGGTTTTACTCATTGGTGCTGCTGCAAACCGTAAACTCACCGCTAAGATGCTCAAAGAGTTTGTTGAAAAAACCGGTATTCCTTACATCACCACACAGATGGGGAAAGGGGTTTTAGATGAAAGCGGTAAATTGTTCATGGGCAATACCGCATTATCCGATGGTGACTTTGTACACCGAGTGATTTCACGCGCTGATTTGATCATTAACGTCGGTCATGACGTGGTAGAGAAGCCGCCATTTTTCATGGGTAATGATGGCAAAAAAGTCATTCATATTAATTTCGCCTCCGCTGCGGTTGATCCTGTGTATTTCCCTCAATTGGAAGTGGTCGGTGATATTGCCAATAGCATTTGGCAAATTAAACAAAAAATTACGCCATCCAATAATTGGAAACTTGATTTTTATAGCGATGTTCATGATGCATACATTGCTCATCGTAAAGTGTCAGAAGATGATGACCGTTTCCCTATATTGCCGGAACGTTTTGTACGAGATATTCGTACCGCAATGCCAAAAGACGGCATAGTGACCCTCGATAACGGCGTATATAAAATTTGGTTTGCTAGGAACTATCCTGCTTATCTACCCAATACATTGTTGCTTGATAATGCTTTGGCAACAATGGGGGCAGGGCTGCCGTCAGCTATGGCGGCTAAGATTGTAAACCCCGATAAATCGGTTATTACCGTGTGTGGTGATGGTGGTTTCATGATGAATAGTCAAGAAATGGAAACCGCAGTGCGCCTTAAATTGCATATAGTGGTGATTATTCTACGTGACGATGCGTATGGAATGATCAAATGGAAACAAGCGCATATGGAGTTTGATAATTTTGGTTTGGATTACGGTAATCCCGATTTTGTTAAATACGCTCAAAGCTATGGTGCCAAAGGCTGGCGGATTGATTCAGCCGAAGAATTGTTACCAAGAGTACAGGCTTGTTTAGCTGAGCCAGCTGTACATCTAATTGATGTGCCTGTTGACTATTCTTTGAATGACCAAACATTAAATAAAACCATTCGCGAACTTAGCCAAAAACTATAG
- the putA gene encoding bifunctional proline dehydrogenase/L-glutamate gamma-semialdehyde dehydrogenase PutA produces MLFQGNLVTSCPIRQKIRDFYRIDENLAVDHILPDAEVSVGARSRAWERARKMVLRIRREQEGHGGVDALLNEYSLSTAEGVVLMCLAEALLRVPDKKSQDALIRDKLSKGAWSSHLGTSDSIFVNASSWGLLLTGNMVSYTDHRKRNSIGLLKKTLGKMGEPVIRKAMNIAMKVMGKQFVMGENIDDALKRAAEKEQQGYVYSYDMLGEGARTAKDAQAYYDAYEEAIHAIGKAANKKGPKRSPGISVKLSAIHPRYEFTNREEVLEVIPKLLKQLCMLCKDYDIGLTVDAEEADRLDISLDIIEKVFSDPDLGDWSGFGLAVQAYQKRSLYVLDWLRDLTLKTGRTMMVRLVKGAYWDTEIKNAQQAGLEHFPVFTRKSSTDVSYHACANRLLAYKDTIYPQFATHNAYTASVILELAGDDKEGFEFQCLHGMGDSLYDQIVVEEKVQCRVYAPVGEHEDLLAYLVRRLLENGANSSFVNAIVDDSKPVEDLLEDPVEKTQRLKFKYNQQILKPIDLYGAERANSKGLDLTDINHIAPLKLALDRWQSENCVAQPEENETIHVVRNPAKQDEAIGHLVYDSPEQIKHKLELAERAFQKWSNTPVETRAEILRRTADALERNSDELMALCLKEAGKIAQDAIDEIREAVDFCRYYAARAEELSEDNRLSPRGVVLCISPWNFPLAIFLGQVVAALVTGNTVLAKPAEQTSLIAIRAVELMENVGLPKGTLQTLVNKGPVIGDVLLPDSRIKAVIFTGSTQTGSLIAKELANRGTEQVPLIAETGGQNCMIVDSTALPEQVIDDVIASGFQSAGQRCSALRVLFLQEDIADTIIEMLIGAMQELRVGDPSMLSPDIGPVIDQKALNSLQQHVTDMQGKAKLLYDAPLPEDCKNGFYFTPKLYEIDHIDVLTREVFGPCVHIVRFKEKDTLNVIQQINGTGFGLTMGVHSRIDEKAMELGRLSRAGNVYINRNMIGAIVGVQPFGGRGLSGTGPKAGGPNYLPRLMIEKATPLKSEIKDELQIQQVFEASGIDESGALKIMNNAAEAEFDWRSTNLTSRISWVRQLLAKLARVDILDDLAEDLDQTLAVSRAQLIKIQKMLKAPTELPGPTGESNTLYLEPRGVLLCYADEQVTFEYWALSIVTALATGNVVIAVVSDLFYDEATEFVNKWRSIGAPEAVLQVAKLSHLQALLDAPQLAGVVIDSQSHSKAYLAQKLAQREGAILPVITSEYSDNLIQRLLTEKTISIDTTASGGNTKLMTLEESDD; encoded by the coding sequence ATGCTTTTTCAAGGTAATTTGGTTACTAGTTGTCCAATTCGACAAAAGATAAGAGATTTTTATCGTATAGACGAAAATTTGGCTGTGGATCATATTCTGCCTGATGCAGAAGTATCTGTCGGAGCCCGCAGTCGGGCTTGGGAACGTGCTCGAAAAATGGTTTTGCGTATACGCCGTGAACAAGAGGGACACGGCGGTGTAGATGCGCTGCTAAATGAATATTCATTGTCGACGGCTGAAGGCGTCGTGCTGATGTGTTTAGCAGAAGCACTATTGCGGGTGCCCGATAAAAAATCACAAGATGCGTTAATCCGTGACAAACTTTCAAAAGGTGCTTGGAGTTCACACTTAGGCACCAGTGATTCGATTTTTGTGAACGCTTCTTCTTGGGGCTTGTTGCTAACGGGCAACATGGTCTCATATACCGATCATCGTAAACGCAACAGCATCGGTCTATTGAAAAAAACCCTTGGAAAAATGGGTGAGCCGGTAATTCGTAAAGCCATGAACATTGCGATGAAGGTAATGGGCAAACAGTTCGTCATGGGTGAAAACATTGATGATGCATTGAAACGGGCCGCCGAAAAAGAACAACAAGGTTATGTGTATTCATATGACATGCTTGGTGAAGGGGCGCGCACCGCTAAGGACGCTCAGGCATATTACGATGCTTATGAAGAAGCTATTCATGCAATTGGTAAAGCTGCCAACAAAAAGGGGCCTAAGCGCAGCCCGGGTATTTCAGTAAAATTATCAGCCATTCATCCTCGTTATGAATTTACCAATCGTGAAGAAGTGTTGGAGGTCATTCCTAAACTTTTAAAACAACTATGTATGTTGTGCAAAGATTATGACATTGGTTTAACGGTAGATGCAGAAGAAGCAGATCGTTTAGATATCTCGTTAGATATCATTGAAAAAGTATTTTCAGATCCAGATTTAGGTGATTGGAGCGGCTTCGGTTTAGCTGTTCAGGCATACCAGAAACGCTCTTTATATGTACTTGATTGGCTCAGAGACTTAACCTTAAAAACGGGTCGCACTATGATGGTACGACTAGTGAAGGGTGCCTATTGGGATACGGAAATAAAAAATGCCCAACAAGCTGGTTTGGAACACTTTCCGGTCTTTACTCGTAAATCATCCACAGATGTTTCATACCACGCCTGTGCAAACCGCTTGTTAGCTTACAAAGACACCATATACCCGCAATTTGCTACGCATAACGCATACACAGCTTCGGTTATTCTAGAACTGGCTGGAGACGATAAAGAAGGTTTCGAGTTCCAATGTCTTCATGGCATGGGCGATAGTTTATATGACCAAATTGTGGTTGAAGAAAAAGTACAATGTCGTGTTTACGCTCCCGTTGGTGAACATGAAGATTTGTTAGCCTATTTAGTCAGAAGACTATTGGAAAATGGGGCTAACTCATCGTTTGTAAACGCCATTGTAGATGACAGCAAACCGGTTGAAGACTTGCTCGAAGATCCGGTTGAAAAAACCCAACGATTAAAATTCAAATATAACCAGCAAATTCTTAAACCGATAGATTTATACGGTGCTGAACGGGCTAATTCGAAAGGCCTAGATTTAACCGATATCAATCATATTGCGCCGCTTAAATTAGCCCTTGATCGTTGGCAGTCAGAAAATTGTGTTGCTCAGCCAGAAGAAAATGAGACCATCCATGTGGTTCGAAATCCAGCCAAGCAAGATGAAGCTATCGGCCACTTGGTGTATGACTCACCTGAGCAAATAAAACATAAGTTGGAATTAGCCGAACGCGCTTTTCAAAAGTGGTCAAACACGCCCGTCGAAACCAGAGCAGAAATATTAAGACGCACTGCTGACGCACTTGAGCGTAACTCCGATGAATTAATGGCATTATGCTTAAAAGAAGCGGGGAAAATAGCCCAAGACGCCATCGATGAGATTCGTGAAGCCGTTGATTTTTGTCGCTATTATGCAGCAAGAGCTGAAGAGTTATCTGAAGATAATCGACTTAGCCCTCGGGGTGTAGTGCTGTGCATAAGCCCTTGGAACTTCCCGTTAGCCATTTTCTTAGGGCAAGTAGTTGCGGCTTTGGTTACAGGAAATACGGTACTCGCCAAACCTGCAGAACAAACCAGTTTGATCGCCATTCGAGCGGTGGAACTGATGGAAAACGTTGGACTTCCAAAAGGTACATTGCAAACCCTTGTGAATAAAGGTCCGGTTATTGGCGATGTGCTACTCCCTGATTCACGGATTAAAGCAGTGATATTTACCGGCTCAACGCAAACCGGTAGCTTAATCGCCAAAGAACTAGCTAACAGAGGCACTGAACAGGTGCCACTGATTGCAGAAACTGGTGGTCAAAACTGCATGATTGTTGATTCAACAGCGCTGCCAGAACAAGTTATTGATGATGTTATCGCATCTGGATTTCAAAGTGCCGGACAACGTTGTTCCGCATTGCGAGTATTATTTTTACAAGAAGACATTGCCGATACCATTATTGAAATGTTAATTGGTGCCATGCAAGAGCTAAGAGTCGGCGACCCATCCATGCTATCTCCGGATATTGGTCCTGTTATTGACCAAAAAGCGCTAAACAGTCTGCAGCAGCATGTTACTGATATGCAAGGAAAAGCGAAGTTACTTTACGACGCACCTTTGCCGGAAGATTGTAAAAACGGTTTCTATTTCACACCTAAATTATATGAAATTGATCACATCGATGTGTTAACCCGAGAAGTGTTTGGTCCTTGTGTGCACATTGTTCGCTTTAAAGAAAAAGACACCCTTAATGTCATTCAACAAATTAATGGAACAGGCTTTGGCTTAACCATGGGCGTGCACTCAAGAATTGATGAAAAGGCCATGGAATTAGGTCGCTTGTCCCGTGCAGGTAATGTGTACATCAACCGCAATATGATTGGTGCGATTGTTGGTGTTCAACCTTTTGGCGGCAGAGGACTGTCCGGCACTGGACCTAAAGCAGGTGGCCCTAATTATCTACCTAGATTGATGATCGAAAAAGCCACTCCGTTGAAGAGTGAAATCAAAGATGAATTACAAATTCAACAAGTTTTTGAAGCATCAGGGATTGATGAAAGCGGTGCGCTGAAAATAATGAATAATGCCGCAGAGGCAGAATTTGATTGGCGTTCGACTAATCTTACTTCTCGTATTTCTTGGGTTCGACAGCTACTTGCTAAGCTAGCAAGAGTCGATATTCTCGATGATTTGGCTGAAGATTTAGATCAAACTTTAGCGGTTTCTAGAGCTCAACTGATTAAAATTCAAAAAATGCTCAAAGCGCCTACTGAGTTGCCAGGACCAACAGGTGAATCCAATACCCTCTATCTAGAACCAAGAGGAGTGCTGTTATGTTATGCCGATGAGCAGGTAACATTTGAATATTGGGCATTATCTATTGTAACGGCGTTGGCTACAGGTAACGTAGTAATCGCGGTTGTTTCTGATTTGTTTTACGATGAAGCCACCGAATTCGTTAACAAATGGCGTTCAATTGGCGCACCAGAAGCGGTACTTCAGGTAGCTAAATTATCCCATTTGCAAGCGCTATTAGATGCGCCGCAACTTGCCGGTGTGGTAATAGATAGTCAAAGTCATAGCAAGGCGTATTTGGCGCAAAAATTGGCTCAGCGTGAAGGCGCTATTTTACCTGTCATCACTTCTGAGTATTCTGACAATCTTATTCAACGGTTATTAACTGAAAAAACCATTAGTATCGATACCACTGCATCTGGCGGTAACACTAAGCTAATGACCTTAGAAGAGTCAGATGATTAA
- a CDS encoding TIGR03546 family protein gives MFVFAKLLKALHSDAGPWSLAFGIMLGMIFGLTPLIKLHNLIILFVVLFCRVNLSTFILSWGVFSALALILDPMMMNIGEAILTSENLQSIWTSFYNTGFGRLSQFYNTLTMGSLALSLALSPLVLIVSRILVVKYREHFLAWVEQWRILQIIKGSRVYQMYQRFGG, from the coding sequence GTGTTTGTTTTCGCAAAATTATTGAAGGCCTTACATTCAGATGCCGGCCCTTGGTCCCTAGCCTTTGGCATTATGTTAGGAATGATTTTCGGTCTAACCCCACTGATTAAACTGCACAATCTGATCATTTTATTTGTGGTGTTATTTTGTCGAGTCAACCTTTCCACATTTATCCTTTCCTGGGGCGTGTTTTCAGCATTAGCGCTAATACTCGATCCGATGATGATGAACATCGGCGAAGCCATTTTAACCAGCGAAAATTTACAGAGCATATGGACGAGTTTTTATAACACTGGATTTGGCCGGCTAAGTCAGTTCTACAACACCTTGACCATGGGCAGTCTGGCGCTGAGTTTGGCATTATCACCTTTGGTACTTATTGTGAGTCGTATATTAGTCGTCAAATACCGTGAACACTTTTTAGCATGGGTCGAACAATGGCGAATATTACAAATCATCAAAGGTAGCCGTGTGTATCAAATGTATCAGCGCTTTGGAGGTTAA
- a CDS encoding helix-turn-helix domain-containing protein: MGDMSLYQIAISSMLVGWFIGLILVWVRYEQFPHAKLILTAILVWPLLLLDEWLKLSGYQSQLNFLVGSSPFFSALIIACLVLSIRQLTLAKFANNNVLFFIPTVLLLAGQLPLWLAPTELRIGMLQSPPMGDILLNWPFYATYLFSAFVTLSFAVHAAEYLASYHYYLSDQVVDIDIFEMRFTSNGCYVLMFTAFLSICVIGLAAFDLLPIIVQWQTLVNMLNATGCLYLILLLVQNRKYSPTPFAYSQMDKGNYSEDQLRHTLKQAEKAIIQHKAYKRKGLRIKQVADAAQVEPAALALATRFVLKRNFRAFVYHYRLEYAKKVLMRTDQKVTSVAKRLGFNSEKYLSNVFVRYIGLMGNRDKNKSAGPVKVNPPKTAK, translated from the coding sequence ATGGGTGATATGAGTCTCTATCAAATCGCGATTAGCTCAATGCTAGTTGGCTGGTTTATTGGGCTTATTTTAGTCTGGGTTCGTTACGAGCAATTTCCCCACGCCAAATTAATTTTAACCGCCATCTTGGTGTGGCCATTGCTACTTTTAGACGAGTGGTTAAAGTTATCAGGATATCAATCTCAACTTAATTTTTTGGTAGGCTCCTCGCCATTCTTTTCGGCGTTAATCATTGCCTGTTTAGTACTGAGTATCCGACAACTTACGTTGGCAAAGTTTGCCAATAATAATGTCCTATTTTTTATACCCACAGTGCTGCTTTTAGCTGGCCAGTTACCACTTTGGTTAGCACCAACGGAGCTCAGAATTGGGATGCTACAGTCGCCGCCGATGGGTGACATATTGCTAAATTGGCCGTTCTATGCGACCTATTTATTCAGCGCCTTCGTGACATTAAGTTTTGCGGTTCACGCCGCTGAATACCTTGCTTCTTATCATTATTACTTATCAGATCAAGTAGTTGATATCGATATTTTCGAAATGCGTTTTACCAGCAACGGCTGTTATGTATTAATGTTTACCGCATTTTTATCTATTTGTGTCATCGGCTTAGCCGCCTTTGATTTGTTGCCTATCATTGTGCAATGGCAAACCTTAGTGAATATGCTAAATGCGACTGGATGTTTGTATTTGATATTACTTCTGGTGCAAAACCGAAAATACTCTCCCACACCTTTTGCCTATTCACAAATGGATAAAGGGAACTACTCTGAGGATCAGCTCAGGCATACTTTAAAACAAGCGGAAAAAGCGATCATTCAGCATAAAGCCTATAAACGCAAAGGACTTCGTATTAAACAGGTTGCAGACGCAGCACAAGTAGAACCCGCTGCCTTAGCATTGGCCACCAGATTCGTGTTGAAACGAAATTTTCGTGCATTTGTCTATCATTATCGATTGGAATACGCGAAAAAGGTGCTTATGCGCACTGATCAAAAGGTGACTAGTGTGGCCAAGCGACTAGGATTTAATTCCGAAAAGTACTTGAGCAATGTATTTGTTAGATACATAGGCTTAATGGGCAATCGAGATAAAAACAAAAGTGCAGGACCTGTCAAAGTTAATCCACCTAAGACCGCAAAGTAA
- a CDS encoding CYTH domain-containing protein, with protein MEKEIELKLLLPDGIDESDLLSTLGQFSANIETSEFTLFNQYFDTPEWLLSANGIGLRVRSSDKGIEQTVKTAGKSIGGLHQRPEYNVSIDSLSPSLELFDPSIWPRDISVAELQEKIIQIFHTDFKRKAYLLRLSDGTDVELVLDKGSVSTADNSADICEIELELKSGDVAVLFDIAEKMATLAPSQLCNLSKAGRGFTLARNALAPEPQKISSVTLSDSDDCESGFIKGLGYALSFWQKAEYRYMQTKKVTDLIDIYVGLRLTRDCVHIYSKALQCKAIEDLSRALNLRLNKWAWIEQLKSIRALRSKRGMYSKRLAQHDALVSYLRGLQDGTLNLSRPHYLITHQDNSLLQLGLSRLLVTCPWRQKSDAHTKPLKEHAEAVLQQKWQSVLAGINADVGSMEEYLQHYEQLLSALNTDLLLGSCLDNYRRQPFLDPWSDVLEGIQELRKLNVFQTKLLDSDVEDKSELLQWSEVKKNSLLTVIELSKGVAMSMETYW; from the coding sequence ATGGAAAAAGAAATTGAATTAAAGTTGTTATTGCCCGATGGCATTGACGAATCTGACTTATTATCGACCTTGGGACAGTTTTCAGCGAATATTGAAACGTCCGAATTTACCTTGTTTAATCAATACTTTGATACTCCTGAATGGTTGTTAAGTGCGAATGGCATAGGGTTACGGGTTCGAAGTAGTGATAAAGGTATTGAACAAACGGTTAAGACTGCTGGCAAAAGTATCGGCGGTTTGCATCAGCGCCCTGAATATAATGTTTCCATAGATTCATTGTCTCCCTCTTTAGAATTATTTGATCCCAGTATTTGGCCTCGAGATATTTCAGTTGCTGAACTACAAGAAAAGATCATCCAGATTTTTCACACTGACTTTAAACGTAAAGCCTATTTACTGCGGTTATCCGACGGCACTGATGTAGAATTGGTGTTGGATAAAGGCTCAGTAAGCACTGCCGATAATAGCGCCGACATTTGTGAAATAGAGTTGGAACTGAAAAGTGGTGATGTTGCCGTGCTATTTGATATCGCAGAAAAAATGGCAACTTTAGCACCTAGTCAATTGTGTAATTTAAGTAAAGCAGGGCGCGGCTTTACCCTTGCCCGTAATGCTCTTGCGCCAGAACCTCAAAAAATTAGCAGTGTCACTTTATCAGATTCGGATGATTGTGAAAGCGGCTTTATTAAAGGCTTAGGCTACGCGTTGTCGTTCTGGCAAAAAGCTGAATATCGCTACATGCAAACCAAAAAAGTCACTGATTTAATTGATATATACGTAGGTTTGCGATTAACCAGAGATTGTGTGCACATATATTCCAAAGCGCTCCAATGCAAAGCCATAGAAGATCTCAGCAGAGCGCTTAACTTGCGGTTAAATAAGTGGGCTTGGATTGAACAGTTAAAAAGTATTCGAGCGTTACGTTCAAAACGCGGAATGTATAGTAAACGTTTAGCTCAGCATGATGCATTGGTCAGTTATTTACGAGGATTACAAGATGGAACACTAAATCTATCTCGTCCCCATTATTTAATTACCCACCAAGATAATTCGTTATTGCAACTTGGTTTATCGCGACTACTTGTGACTTGTCCTTGGCGACAAAAATCTGATGCCCACACTAAACCGCTAAAAGAACATGCAGAGGCAGTTTTGCAGCAAAAATGGCAGAGCGTATTGGCTGGTATCAACGCCGATGTTGGCAGCATGGAAGAGTATCTGCAACATTATGAACAATTACTTAGTGCGTTAAACACGGATTTGCTGTTAGGGTCATGTTTGGATAACTATCGACGCCAGCCATTTCTTGATCCTTGGAGCGATGTGTTGGAAGGCATACAGGAATTACGCAAACTCAATGTGTTTCAAACCAAGCTATTGGATTCAGATGTGGAAGATAAATCTGAGCTTTTGCAATGGAGTGAGGTTAAGAAAAACAGTCTTCTGACCGTTATAGAGTTAAGTAAAGGAGTGGCAATGTCTATGGAAACATATTGGTGA